Proteins co-encoded in one Flavivirga eckloniae genomic window:
- a CDS encoding OmpA/MotB family protein: MIKKTLLAVLLLTFLVSCVSPKIYKELEEKYGVLKEENRKLSDENDALLSAKNAAENELKQVNKAYDEAIQQRDKLQAEYNAVKSNYDNLKNSYDALEKNSSRAIARNSKKNRELLAQLEAKEQALATENARLEKLKKELEERSHRVAELEKVIASKDAALTQLKDAISRALTDFEGKGLTIEQRDGKVYVSMENKLLFGSGSWAVGTEGRRAVQQLGSVLGDNPDIAVLIEGHTDNVPYKGNTHISGNWDLSTKRATAIVKILKENTAINPENLIAAGRGEFAPIASNATPEGKAKNRRIEVILTPKLDELSKLLNEN; encoded by the coding sequence ATGATTAAAAAAACCTTATTAGCAGTGTTACTCTTAACTTTTTTAGTGTCTTGTGTATCACCAAAAATATACAAGGAACTAGAAGAGAAGTACGGAGTTTTAAAGGAGGAAAATAGAAAGCTTTCTGATGAGAACGATGCCCTTTTGAGTGCAAAAAATGCCGCAGAGAATGAATTGAAGCAAGTTAATAAAGCCTATGATGAAGCGATTCAGCAACGAGACAAATTACAGGCAGAGTACAATGCGGTAAAATCTAATTACGATAACTTAAAGAATTCGTATGATGCACTAGAGAAAAACAGTTCTAGAGCTATAGCAAGAAACTCTAAAAAGAATAGAGAATTGTTAGCGCAATTAGAAGCGAAAGAACAAGCATTGGCTACCGAAAATGCACGTTTAGAAAAACTTAAGAAAGAATTGGAAGAACGGTCGCACCGCGTAGCAGAATTAGAAAAAGTGATAGCTTCAAAAGATGCTGCGTTAACACAGTTAAAAGATGCCATTTCTAGAGCTTTAACAGATTTTGAAGGTAAAGGTTTAACAATAGAACAGCGTGATGGGAAAGTATACGTGTCTATGGAGAATAAACTATTATTTGGTTCTGGTAGTTGGGCAGTAGGTACAGAAGGACGTAGAGCAGTACAGCAATTAGGAAGTGTGCTTGGTGATAATCCGGATATAGCTGTATTAATAGAAGGTCATACAGATAATGTGCCTTATAAAGGAAATACACATATAAGTGGTAACTGGGACTTATCTACAAAACGTGCCACAGCTATTGTAAAGATTTTAAAAGAAAATACCGCTATAAACCCAGAGAATTTAATCGCAGCAGGTCGTGGAGAATTTGCGCCTATTGCTTCTAATGCAACACCAGAAGGGAAAGCAAAAAATAGACGTATTGAGGTTATTTTAACGCCAAAATTAGATGAGTTATCTAAACTGTTAAACGAAAACTAG
- a CDS encoding fumarate reductase/succinate dehydrogenase flavoprotein subunit: MALDSKVPEGPIKDKWTNYKNHIDLVNPANKRNIDIIVVGTGLAGGSAAATLAELGYNVKAFAYQDSPRRAHSIAAQGGINAAKNYQGDGDSTYRLFYDTVKGGDYRSREANVYRLAEVSANIIDQCVAQGVPFARDYGGLLDNRSFGGVLVSRTFYAKGQTGQQLLLGAYSAMNRQIARGKIEMFNRHEMLDVVKVDGKARGIIARDLITGEIERHSAHAVVIATGGYGNVYFLSTNAMGSNATAAWKIHKKGAYFANPCYTQIHPTCIPRSGDYQSKLTLMSESLRNDGRIWVPKNMDDVLAIREGRKKPTDLSEEERDYYLERRYPAFGNLVPRDVASRAAKERCDAGYGVNATGEAVYLDFASAIDRYGREQAKIQNISNPSNEKVYELGKAIVEAKYGNLFQMYEKIVDENPYETPMMIYPATHYTMGGVWVDYNLMTTVPGLYCIGEANFSDHGANRLGASALMQGLADGYFVLPYTIGDYLSDDIRTGKIPTDTKEFDEVEKEVKDRIDFFVNNKGTKSVDYFHKKLGKVMWDKVGMARNEKGLKEAMVEIKAIREEFWKEVKVPGSANEMNTELEKAGRVADFLELGELFAKDALVREESCGGHFREESVELDGEQKGEAKRNDKDFAFVSAWEYKGEPADAVLHKEELEFKDIELKQRSYK, from the coding sequence ATGGCTTTAGATTCAAAAGTACCAGAAGGTCCAATTAAAGATAAATGGACAAATTATAAAAATCATATCGATTTAGTAAACCCTGCAAACAAACGTAATATCGATATTATAGTAGTCGGTACAGGTTTAGCAGGCGGTTCTGCTGCTGCTACTTTAGCAGAGTTAGGATACAATGTAAAAGCATTTGCTTACCAAGATTCTCCACGTCGTGCACACTCTATTGCTGCGCAAGGAGGAATTAACGCTGCAAAGAACTATCAAGGTGATGGGGATTCAACATACAGATTATTTTACGATACTGTAAAGGGAGGCGATTACCGTTCTCGTGAGGCAAACGTATATCGTTTGGCTGAGGTATCTGCAAATATTATTGACCAATGTGTGGCTCAAGGTGTTCCTTTTGCTCGAGATTATGGTGGGTTATTAGATAACCGTTCGTTTGGTGGTGTATTAGTATCCAGAACGTTTTATGCAAAAGGACAAACAGGGCAACAATTATTGTTAGGAGCCTATTCTGCAATGAACAGACAAATTGCTCGTGGTAAAATAGAGATGTTTAACCGCCATGAAATGTTAGATGTTGTAAAGGTTGACGGAAAAGCAAGAGGTATTATTGCTCGTGATTTGATTACGGGTGAGATAGAAAGACATTCTGCACACGCCGTAGTTATAGCAACTGGAGGGTACGGAAATGTATATTTCTTATCAACGAATGCTATGGGAAGTAATGCAACGGCTGCCTGGAAAATTCATAAAAAAGGAGCATATTTTGCTAATCCTTGTTATACACAAATTCACCCAACATGTATTCCGCGTTCCGGAGATTACCAGTCTAAACTAACGTTGATGTCTGAGTCTTTACGTAACGACGGACGTATTTGGGTTCCTAAAAATATGGATGATGTATTGGCCATCCGCGAAGGTCGTAAAAAGCCAACCGATCTATCTGAAGAAGAAAGAGATTATTACTTGGAACGTCGTTATCCTGCGTTTGGTAATTTAGTACCTCGTGATGTAGCATCCCGTGCAGCTAAAGAACGTTGCGATGCGGGTTATGGTGTAAATGCAACTGGAGAAGCCGTATATTTAGATTTTGCATCTGCCATTGATCGTTATGGTAGAGAGCAGGCTAAAATTCAAAATATTTCCAATCCTTCTAACGAAAAAGTTTATGAATTAGGTAAAGCTATAGTTGAGGCTAAATACGGAAACCTATTTCAGATGTATGAGAAGATCGTTGATGAAAATCCATACGAAACACCAATGATGATATACCCTGCAACACACTATACAATGGGTGGTGTTTGGGTTGATTATAACTTAATGACAACCGTTCCTGGGTTATATTGTATTGGTGAAGCAAACTTCTCCGACCATGGAGCAAACAGACTTGGAGCTTCTGCCTTAATGCAAGGACTAGCCGATGGTTATTTTGTACTGCCTTATACGATTGGCGATTATTTATCCGACGATATTAGAACAGGAAAAATACCAACAGATACTAAGGAGTTTGACGAAGTTGAGAAAGAAGTAAAAGACCGTATTGATTTCTTTGTAAATAATAAAGGAACAAAATCTGTAGACTACTTCCATAAGAAGCTTGGAAAAGTAATGTGGGATAAAGTAGGTATGGCAAGAAACGAAAAAGGTTTAAAAGAAGCTATGGTGGAAATTAAAGCTATTCGTGAAGAGTTCTGGAAAGAAGTAAAAGTACCTGGTTCTGCAAACGAAATGAATACAGAACTTGAAAAAGCAGGTCGTGTGGCAGACTTTTTAGAGTTAGGAGAGTTATTTGCTAAAGATGCTCTTGTAAGAGAAGAATCCTGTGGTGGTCACTTTAGAGAAGAATCTGTTGAATTAGATGGTGAACAAAAAGGAGAAGCAAAACGTAATGATAAAGATTTTGCCTTTGTTTCTGCTTGGGAGTATAAAGGAGAACCAGCCGATGCTGTTTTGCATAAAGAAGAATTAGAGTTTAAAGATATCGAACTAAAACAACGTTCATACAAATAA
- a CDS encoding exodeoxyribonuclease III: protein MKIISYNVNGIRAAINKGFIDWLKSANPDVICLQEIKAQKEQLDIDVFVEAGYKYNYWFSAQKKGYSGVAILSKIEPNHIEYGTGIESMDFEGRNLRADFNDVSVMSLYLPSGTNDARLNHKLEYMDMFQDYINNLKKDVPNLVICGDYNICHEEIDIHNPKMKGVSGFLPVEREWIGNFIDSGFIDSFRYLNTETQQYSWWSYRANARANNKGWRLDYAMVAEPLQEKIKRAVILSEAVHSDHCPILVEIDN, encoded by the coding sequence ATGAAAATTATATCATATAACGTAAACGGTATTCGAGCTGCAATAAATAAAGGTTTTATAGATTGGTTAAAAAGCGCAAACCCAGATGTGATTTGTCTACAAGAAATAAAAGCACAAAAAGAGCAGTTGGATATTGATGTTTTTGTAGAGGCTGGCTATAAATATAATTATTGGTTTAGCGCCCAAAAAAAAGGATATAGTGGTGTTGCAATTTTAAGCAAAATAGAACCAAATCATATAGAGTATGGCACGGGTATTGAGTCAATGGACTTTGAAGGTAGAAATTTGCGAGCCGATTTTAATGATGTATCTGTAATGAGCTTGTATTTACCTTCTGGAACAAACGACGCACGTTTAAACCATAAGTTGGAATATATGGATATGTTTCAGGATTATATAAACAATCTTAAAAAAGATGTGCCTAATCTGGTTATTTGTGGCGACTATAACATTTGCCATGAAGAGATAGATATCCATAACCCTAAAATGAAAGGTGTCTCAGGGTTTTTACCCGTAGAGCGCGAGTGGATTGGAAACTTTATTGATAGTGGATTTATAGATTCGTTTAGGTATTTAAATACAGAAACACAACAATACAGTTGGTGGAGTTACCGTGCTAATGCTCGTGCCAATAATAAAGGTTGGCGATTAGATTATGCCATGGTAGCAGAACCGTTGCAAGAAAAGATAAAAAGAGCCGTTATACTATCCGAGGCAGTACATAGTGATCACTGTCCGATTTTAGTGGAAATAGACAATTAA
- a CDS encoding WD40/YVTN/BNR-like repeat-containing protein, which produces MKYKALHFLLAISFFQIFAQQDATSSKIIEEALIQKEQLTKTSLVKNVAFKNVGPSVMSGRVADLAVNPDNPIEFYVGYASGGVWYTNNNGATFSPILDTSNTQNVGDIAVDWKSKTIWVGTGENNSSRSNYAGIGILKSTDHGKTWHNMGLKDSHHIGRILVNPNNPDEVVVGVTGHLYSPSKERGIYRTKDGGKTWKQTLFVNNMSGIIDVQCDPDNFNVMFASSWTKDRKAWNFDGSGKNSAIYKSTDAGNTWTKVSTKKSGFPTGKGVGRIGLAVFNENIIYALHDSQFRRAPEAKDEEEQGLTKEDFKTMSVEDFLKLEDKKLNGFLKTNGFQEKYRAENVKQMVRSGNVKPVDLAKYLEDANSMLFDTPVIGAEVYKSEDGGVTWKKTHSDYIDDLYYSYGYYFGEIRVDPQDEKGIYILGVPILKSKDGGQTFSSISRENVHPDHQALWVNPKRSGHLIDGNDGGLNMSYDDGETWEKLNVNAVGQFYAINVDNAKPYNIYGGLQDNGVWFGANNAKDDKSWHQSGHYPWRSIMGGDGMQIQIDSRDNNIVYTGYQFGNYYRLNLKTKEQTYIQPKHELGENPYRFNWQTPILLSPHNQDILYLGGNKLMRSMNQGIDWDAISSDLTNGGEKGNVAYGTITTISESPFQFGLIYTGSDDGLVQVTNNAGGSWEVISNTFPKDLWVSRVIASQHKKERVYVTLNGYRWDHFKVYAYVSDDYGKTWKDISSNIPASPVNVIREDPANENVLYLGTDNGAYVSFNQGQGWEAFGKGLPNVAVHDMVVQPEAKDLILGTHGRSIYKTDIAPLQLMSDSIQSKAVTLFKLKNIRYSSNWGNTWSKWFEASVPKLDIAFYSNTSEEKTIEIFSEKGTLLNQIKVKADEGFNYTNYDLTLTEEGRKTLLKEDSDLEIKKAKNDKYYMPKGAYYIQIDSEKQDLTVN; this is translated from the coding sequence AGCTGTTAATCCAGACAATCCAATAGAATTTTATGTAGGATATGCGTCCGGCGGTGTTTGGTATACTAACAATAACGGAGCAACATTTAGCCCGATATTGGACACCTCCAATACTCAAAACGTGGGTGACATAGCTGTCGATTGGAAAAGTAAGACCATTTGGGTAGGCACTGGAGAGAATAATTCATCGCGATCCAATTATGCTGGTATTGGAATTTTAAAATCTACAGATCACGGTAAGACCTGGCATAACATGGGACTTAAAGATTCACACCACATAGGCAGAATTTTAGTCAATCCAAATAATCCAGATGAAGTTGTCGTAGGAGTTACAGGGCACTTATATTCTCCTAGTAAAGAGCGCGGCATCTACAGAACAAAAGATGGCGGTAAGACCTGGAAACAAACATTGTTTGTAAATAATATGAGCGGTATAATTGATGTGCAATGCGATCCGGATAATTTTAATGTCATGTTTGCTTCATCTTGGACAAAAGATCGTAAAGCATGGAATTTTGATGGTAGCGGAAAAAACTCTGCCATTTACAAAAGTACTGATGCTGGAAACACATGGACTAAAGTGTCAACTAAGAAAAGCGGATTCCCAACTGGGAAAGGTGTTGGTAGAATTGGACTAGCCGTTTTTAACGAAAATATTATTTATGCTTTACACGATAGTCAATTTAGAAGAGCTCCCGAAGCCAAGGATGAAGAAGAGCAGGGCTTAACTAAAGAGGATTTTAAGACCATGTCGGTTGAAGACTTTTTAAAACTCGAAGACAAAAAGCTTAACGGATTTTTAAAAACAAATGGATTTCAGGAAAAATACAGGGCAGAAAACGTAAAACAAATGGTAAGAAGTGGCAATGTAAAGCCAGTTGATCTTGCAAAATATCTAGAGGATGCCAATTCCATGTTGTTCGATACGCCAGTAATAGGAGCCGAAGTTTACAAAAGTGAAGATGGTGGTGTAACATGGAAAAAAACACATAGCGATTATATTGATGATTTATACTATAGTTATGGATATTACTTTGGAGAAATAAGAGTAGATCCTCAGGATGAAAAAGGCATTTATATTTTAGGAGTTCCTATTTTAAAATCTAAAGACGGCGGACAAACTTTTTCCTCCATAAGCAGGGAAAATGTTCATCCAGATCATCAAGCATTATGGGTAAATCCAAAAAGGTCAGGTCATTTAATAGATGGTAACGACGGTGGATTAAACATGAGTTACGACGATGGAGAAACATGGGAAAAGCTCAATGTTAATGCCGTTGGTCAGTTCTATGCCATAAATGTAGACAATGCCAAACCATATAACATTTATGGAGGTTTACAAGACAACGGTGTTTGGTTTGGGGCTAATAATGCCAAAGACGATAAGAGTTGGCACCAAAGCGGGCATTACCCATGGAGAAGTATTATGGGGGGTGATGGTATGCAAATTCAAATTGATAGTAGAGATAATAATATTGTATACACAGGCTATCAATTTGGAAACTACTACAGGCTCAACTTAAAAACCAAAGAACAGACTTATATACAACCAAAACATGAATTAGGTGAAAACCCATACCGCTTTAATTGGCAAACCCCTATTTTATTGTCGCCCCACAATCAGGATATCCTGTATTTAGGAGGCAATAAATTAATGCGCTCCATGAATCAAGGAATCGATTGGGACGCCATAAGTAGTGACCTTACCAATGGTGGGGAAAAAGGAAATGTGGCTTATGGAACAATAACAACTATTAGCGAATCCCCTTTTCAATTCGGATTAATTTATACGGGTAGCGACGATGGCTTAGTACAAGTTACTAATAATGCCGGTGGAAGCTGGGAGGTTATTTCCAATACATTCCCAAAAGACCTTTGGGTTAGCCGAGTTATTGCATCGCAACATAAAAAAGAGCGTGTATATGTAACCTTAAATGGATACCGTTGGGACCATTTTAAAGTGTATGCTTACGTAAGTGATGACTATGGCAAAACATGGAAAGACATTAGTTCGAATATTCCGGCATCTCCTGTAAACGTAATTAGAGAAGATCCTGCAAACGAGAATGTTTTATACTTGGGAACAGACAACGGAGCATATGTGTCGTTTAATCAAGGGCAAGGTTGGGAGGCATTCGGTAAGGGGCTTCCAAATGTTGCCGTTCACGATATGGTTGTTCAGCCAGAAGCCAAAGACTTAATACTGGGAACCCATGGAAGAAGTATTTATAAAACTGATATTGCACCGCTTCAGCTAATGAGTGATAGTATACAATCGAAAGCAGTAACACTTTTTAAATTAAAAAACATAAGATATTCTAGCAATTGGGGCAATACGTGGAGTAAGTGGTTTGAAGCTTCTGTACCTAAATTAGATATAGCATTTTATTCGAATACTTCCGAAGAAAAAACCATTGAAATATTTTCAGAAAAAGGCACTTTGCTTAATCAAATTAAAGTAAAAGCAGATGAAGGATTTAATTATACCAATTACGACTTAACCTTAACCGAGGAAGGTAGAAAAACACTACTTAAGGAAGATTCGGATCTGGAAATTAAAAAAGCTAAAAACGATAAATACTATATGCCCAAAGGGGCGTATTATATTCAAATAGATTCGGAAAAACAAGATTTAACAGTTAATTAA
- a CDS encoding succinate dehydrogenase/fumarate reductase iron-sulfur subunit, which translates to MDLTLKIWRQKDSNAKGQMVDYKVTDISEHMSFLEMMDVLNEQLVNTGEEPVAFDHDCREGICGMCSMYINGEAHGPDRGITTCQLHMRMFKDGDTITIEPFRAAAFPVIKDLIVDRMAFERIQQAGGYISVNTSGNTQDANAIPISKHAADEAMDAATCIGCGACVATCKNSSAMLFVGAKVSQYALLPQGQVEAADRVKNMVAQMDLEGFGNCTNTGACEVECPKGISLDNIARMNRELMKANI; encoded by the coding sequence ATGGATTTAACACTTAAAATTTGGAGACAAAAAGACTCAAATGCAAAGGGTCAAATGGTGGATTATAAAGTTACTGATATATCAGAACATATGTCTTTTTTAGAAATGATGGATGTTTTGAACGAACAATTAGTTAATACTGGAGAAGAGCCAGTAGCATTCGATCATGATTGTCGTGAAGGTATTTGTGGGATGTGTTCGATGTATATTAATGGAGAAGCTCATGGACCAGATAGAGGTATAACAACTTGTCAATTGCATATGCGTATGTTTAAAGATGGAGATACTATTACTATTGAGCCATTTAGAGCAGCTGCATTTCCTGTAATTAAGGATTTAATAGTAGATAGAATGGCTTTTGAGCGTATTCAACAAGCCGGAGGTTATATTTCTGTAAATACATCTGGGAATACTCAGGATGCCAACGCAATTCCAATTTCTAAACATGCTGCCGACGAAGCTATGGATGCTGCTACCTGTATTGGTTGTGGCGCTTGTGTAGCGACTTGTAAAAACTCATCTGCGATGTTATTTGTTGGAGCTAAAGTATCTCAGTATGCATTATTACCTCAAGGGCAAGTGGAAGCAGCAGACCGTGTTAAAAACATGGTTGCTCAAATGGATTTAGAAGGCTTTGGTAACTGTACAAATACAGGAGCTTGTGAAGTAGAATGTCCTAAAGGAATTTCTTTAGATAATATTGCTCGTATGAATAGAGAATTAATGAAAGCGAATATTTAG
- a CDS encoding succinate dehydrogenase cytochrome b subunit, whose protein sequence is MSGFFKSSIGRKIAMALSAFFLMFFLIIHLAVNITSLFSEDVFNELSHFMGVNPLIQFALQPVLIFGVVFHFVMGFVLELKNKKAKGVAYAKNNGAANSTWMSRNMIYSGLVILAFIVLHFIDFWFPEINTKYIQGDMSGMHDGSFRYFHELQHKFLNPARVGAYVVAFILLALHLLHGFTSAFQSVGVTAGRKKALQTFGKVYSIVIPLGFIIIALYHHLNH, encoded by the coding sequence ATGAGTGGATTTTTTAAATCTTCGATAGGAAGAAAGATAGCTATGGCACTTTCGGCTTTCTTCCTCATGTTTTTCTTAATAATACATTTAGCGGTAAATATTACATCTTTGTTTAGTGAAGATGTTTTTAACGAGCTGTCTCATTTTATGGGGGTGAACCCTTTAATTCAATTTGCCTTACAGCCGGTTTTAATATTTGGTGTAGTGTTTCATTTTGTAATGGGATTTGTATTAGAACTTAAGAACAAAAAAGCGAAAGGCGTTGCATACGCTAAAAATAATGGTGCTGCAAATTCTACTTGGATGAGTAGAAACATGATTTATAGTGGGCTTGTAATATTAGCCTTTATTGTACTTCATTTTATTGATTTCTGGTTTCCAGAAATAAACACAAAATATATTCAGGGAGATATGTCTGGAATGCATGATGGCAGTTTTAGATATTTCCATGAGTTACAACACAAGTTTTTAAATCCAGCCAGAGTTGGTGCTTATGTTGTTGCATTTATACTTTTAGCGTTACACTTGCTACATGGGTTTACTTCGGCATTCCAATCTGTAGGAGTAACAGCTGGACGTAAAAAAGCATTACAAACATTTGGAAAGGTATATTCAATTGTAATTCCATTAGGATTTATAATAATTGCACTTTATCATCACTTAAACCATTAA
- a CDS encoding NADP(H)-dependent aldo-keto reductase — MKYTTLPKTDIKVSKICLGSMTWGNQNTEAEGHEQLDYALDRGVNFIDTAELYPVPATAETSGRTSEIIGNWLQKTGNRSKVILASKIAGPGDYTAHIRKTGFSPDAIREAIDLELKRLQTDYIDLYQLHWPERQTNFFGQRDYKHNPKDAWNDNFNEILNALDEQIKAGKIRHVGVSNEKAWGAMRYLEESKTHNLPRMITIQNSYSLLNRTFEGDLAEVSIREGLGLLVYSPMAFGVLSGKYIKGTAADNARLKLFPRFDRYSGENATEATKRYLQIAENHNMTLAQMSLAFVNQQPFVTSNIIGATNLEQLKENIDSADITLSDAVLDEINAVHADIPNPAP, encoded by the coding sequence ATGAAATACACTACACTACCAAAAACAGATATAAAAGTTAGTAAAATATGCCTGGGCTCTATGACCTGGGGAAATCAGAATACAGAAGCCGAAGGCCATGAGCAGCTAGATTATGCTTTAGATCGAGGAGTGAATTTTATAGATACTGCAGAGTTGTACCCTGTACCGGCTACAGCGGAAACAAGTGGACGTACTAGCGAAATTATTGGTAATTGGTTACAAAAAACAGGTAATAGAAGTAAAGTGATTTTGGCATCTAAAATTGCAGGTCCTGGAGATTATACAGCTCATATTCGTAAAACAGGATTTAGCCCAGATGCTATTCGTGAGGCTATAGATTTGGAATTAAAAAGATTGCAAACCGATTATATAGATTTATACCAATTACATTGGCCGGAGCGACAAACCAACTTTTTCGGACAACGTGATTATAAGCACAACCCAAAAGATGCATGGAATGATAATTTTAATGAAATTCTTAATGCGCTTGATGAGCAAATAAAAGCAGGTAAAATTCGTCATGTAGGGGTGTCTAACGAAAAAGCTTGGGGAGCTATGCGCTATTTGGAAGAATCGAAAACGCATAATTTACCTAGAATGATCACCATTCAAAATTCATATTCATTGCTTAACAGAACTTTCGAAGGTGACTTGGCAGAGGTTTCCATACGAGAAGGTTTAGGCTTGTTGGTGTACTCTCCAATGGCATTTGGAGTGCTTTCAGGTAAATATATTAAAGGAACTGCCGCAGATAATGCGAGACTTAAATTATTTCCTAGGTTTGACAGATATAGCGGCGAGAATGCTACAGAGGCTACCAAACGTTATTTACAAATAGCCGAAAATCATAATATGACTTTAGCCCAAATGTCATTAGCTTTTGTAAATCAACAGCCTTTTGTAACGAGTAATATTATTGGAGCTACTAATTTAGAACAGCTTAAAGAAAATATTGATAGTGCTGATATTACGCTTAGTGATGCTGTTTTGGATGAGATTAACGCAGTACATGCAGACATCCCAAATCCAGCGCCTTAA
- a CDS encoding M28 family peptidase yields MKIKYAVLFFLYFLSYGKICSQVCQKANSLFCEQAVLRHIRSLSSDAFEGRRTGTKGAVKTKKYIINQFHSLNVLPLEKNYEQRFLFKKRGKEYRATNVLGIIKGTKNPRKYIVISAHYDHEGIKNGEVYNGADDNASGVSALFSFGEYLKKNPPNYSVILAAFDAEELGLQGSKYFVRNSIVPLENIKMNINMDMISRSDKNELYVVGVEHYKKLKNVIKHFNYSKKIKLIAGHDGCDDLENWTYASDHVHFYKKGIPFLYFGVENHEDYHEPTDDFENIHPKFYVEAVNVIISVFEKIDNLKF; encoded by the coding sequence ATGAAAATAAAGTACGCCGTTCTGTTTTTTTTATATTTCCTTTCCTACGGAAAAATTTGTTCACAAGTATGCCAGAAAGCAAATAGTTTGTTTTGCGAACAGGCTGTGTTAAGACATATAAGATCCTTGTCTTCTGATGCTTTTGAGGGCAGAAGAACAGGAACAAAGGGCGCAGTAAAAACAAAGAAGTATATCATTAATCAGTTCCATTCGTTAAATGTTCTACCGTTAGAGAAAAACTATGAACAGCGTTTTTTGTTTAAAAAAAGAGGAAAAGAGTATAGAGCAACAAATGTTTTAGGGATTATAAAAGGGACTAAGAATCCTCGTAAATATATTGTTATAAGCGCGCATTACGATCATGAAGGTATTAAAAATGGAGAGGTGTATAATGGTGCCGACGATAATGCTTCTGGGGTAAGTGCGTTATTTAGTTTTGGGGAGTATTTAAAAAAGAATCCACCAAATTACTCTGTTATTTTAGCAGCATTTGATGCTGAAGAATTAGGACTTCAAGGATCTAAGTATTTTGTAAGAAACTCAATCGTTCCGTTAGAAAATATAAAGATGAATATCAACATGGACATGATTAGTAGGAGTGATAAAAATGAATTGTATGTGGTGGGGGTAGAACATTACAAAAAACTAAAAAATGTGATTAAACATTTTAATTACTCTAAAAAAATAAAACTAATTGCAGGGCATGATGGGTGTGATGATTTAGAAAATTGGACCTATGCATCAGATCATGTACATTTTTATAAAAAAGGAATTCCGTTTTTATACTTTGGTGTAGAAAATCATGAAGACTATCATGAACCTACAGATGATTTTGAAAACATTCACCCGAAGTTTTATGTAGAAGCCGTGAATGTTATTATTTCTGTTTTTGAAAAAATAGATAATTTAAAGTTCTAA